The Micromonospora sp. M71_S20 genome has a window encoding:
- a CDS encoding adenylyl cyclase, with product MQSPDARRRLRRTLALGLVLTAVAGTTGTAATAGPARHGAPDFGPNVTIFDPDTPVAEIQATLDAAHARQVDAEMGTARHAYLFRPGSYGTAAQPLHVKVGYYTEVSGLGASPTDVTVNGKIETYNRCLEGGGTGNCIALVNFWRTLSNLSLSINASGQDGCRFSANFWAVSQAVSMRRLDISGGGLSLMDYCTAGPQFASGGFIADSRLPATTNGSQQQWLTRNSEVESWSNAVWNQVFAGTVGAPDDADFPDPPYTTLDTTPVSREKPYLFVDDRGRYQVRVPAVRRDSRGISWGDGVTPGRTIGIRDFFIAKPSDPVHVINSQLARGKHLLLTPGVYDIARSIEIKRPDTVVLGIGHATLTAVDGAVPLDVAGVPGVVVAGVTVDAGLTESPVLLRVGRMHGRNASTPRNPITLSDVYFRVGGPHIGRTHTALEVNADHVLIDHTWVWRGDHGVEGFTEGVNGDTDRWRTNTGRYGAVINGDHVTATGLFVEHFQRYNTVWNGEHGTTVLYQNELPYDPPTQADWMNGAVEGWAGYKVGDRVRHHTLHGGGVYVFNQNNPSIHTENGFEVPVAPGVRLHHVMTVNLSAGTIDHVVNGVGAAADMTRVGEPVYVTRYPAP from the coding sequence ATGCAGTCCCCCGACGCGCGACGGCGGCTCCGCCGGACGCTCGCCCTCGGCCTGGTGCTGACGGCGGTCGCCGGCACCACGGGCACGGCCGCCACCGCCGGACCGGCCCGCCACGGCGCCCCGGACTTCGGGCCCAACGTGACGATCTTCGACCCCGACACACCGGTCGCCGAGATCCAGGCGACCCTCGACGCGGCGCACGCCCGGCAGGTCGACGCCGAGATGGGCACCGCGCGGCACGCGTACCTCTTCAGGCCCGGCAGCTACGGCACCGCCGCGCAGCCCCTCCACGTGAAGGTCGGCTACTACACCGAGGTCTCCGGCCTGGGCGCCTCCCCCACCGACGTCACCGTCAACGGCAAGATCGAGACCTACAACCGCTGCCTCGAAGGCGGCGGGACCGGCAACTGCATCGCCCTGGTCAACTTCTGGCGCACCCTGTCCAACCTGTCGCTGTCCATCAACGCCTCCGGCCAGGACGGCTGCCGTTTCTCGGCGAACTTCTGGGCGGTGTCCCAGGCGGTGTCCATGCGCCGCCTCGACATCAGCGGCGGCGGCCTGTCGCTGATGGACTACTGCACCGCCGGCCCGCAGTTCGCCAGCGGCGGCTTCATCGCCGACTCCCGGCTGCCCGCCACCACCAACGGCTCCCAGCAGCAGTGGCTCACCCGCAACAGCGAGGTCGAGAGCTGGTCGAACGCGGTGTGGAACCAGGTCTTCGCGGGCACCGTGGGCGCCCCCGACGACGCCGACTTCCCCGACCCGCCGTACACCACGCTGGACACCACGCCGGTGAGCAGGGAGAAGCCGTACCTGTTCGTCGACGACCGGGGCCGGTACCAGGTCCGCGTCCCCGCCGTCCGGCGCGACAGTCGGGGCATCTCCTGGGGCGACGGCGTGACGCCGGGCCGCACCATCGGCATCCGGGACTTCTTCATCGCCAAGCCGTCCGATCCGGTGCACGTGATCAACAGTCAGCTCGCCCGCGGCAAGCACCTGCTGCTCACCCCCGGCGTGTACGACATCGCCCGCAGCATCGAGATCAAGCGGCCCGACACCGTGGTCCTCGGCATCGGCCACGCCACGCTGACCGCCGTCGACGGCGCCGTTCCGCTCGACGTCGCCGGCGTGCCCGGCGTGGTCGTCGCCGGGGTCACCGTCGACGCCGGCCTCACCGAGTCGCCGGTGCTGCTGCGCGTGGGGCGCATGCACGGCCGCAACGCCAGCACCCCGCGCAACCCCATCACGCTGTCCGACGTGTACTTCCGCGTCGGCGGGCCGCACATCGGCAGGACGCACACCGCGCTGGAGGTCAACGCCGACCACGTCCTGATCGACCACACCTGGGTGTGGCGCGGGGACCACGGGGTCGAGGGCTTCACCGAGGGCGTCAACGGCGACACCGACCGCTGGCGTACCAACACCGGCCGCTACGGCGCCGTCATCAACGGCGACCACGTGACGGCCACCGGCCTGTTCGTCGAGCACTTCCAGCGGTACAACACGGTCTGGAACGGCGAGCACGGCACGACGGTCCTCTACCAGAACGAGCTGCCGTACGACCCGCCGACGCAGGCCGACTGGATGAACGGCGCCGTCGAGGGCTGGGCCGGGTACAAGGTCGGCGACCGGGTGCGGCACCACACGCTGCACGGCGGCGGGGTGTACGTGTTCAACCAGAACAACCCGTCGATCCACACGGAGAACGGCTTCGAGGTCCCCGTCGCCCCGGGCGTCAGGCTGCACCACGTCATGACCGTGAACCTGAGCGCCGGCACGATCGACCACGTGGTCAACGGCGTGGGCGCGGCGGCCGACATGACGCGGGTCGGCGAACCCGTCTACGTCACGCGGTACCCCGCTCCGTAG
- a CDS encoding DUF6461 domain-containing protein, which yields MSEIPDAVVAELAGRVAAALPLIAARVPTAPAAELGRLRAVAEGDTWPTRESTLGHRAVAGFRSGSGTGPDDSPVRDALGSLPPLLTERLLGALELTVAELDLAGTTPDLTGLLGAPFTGTFGIAILSGQSEAITGAAVLEQVRPGVSALVAALARRLASHPQTAALLTVGPGITAEQDIAAAHGANQLALAVATATAVLHRVGIHPRATEPPAVLGVAIGTAVLLLRRAPMPTGYAAALLARARAEYLLPRHCSGSAMVSGHRFALLEGTGVPDVDFGGNGLVAVVPGGVVIRTGVESGHVRTMLSVLDGPPPEVATGWEEIVEVSWQAAVGGASVLVPRAGESRLSQATPPWPGDYRLRVHARGRDETDERDAEHYELVVWQAPAAPEVVHARTDRLGHRLRGEPEPARPERPEAAYRWVRQSSLGQAATVTVVTGAGVADVLRAFGADPARRESMRAIGEELMRRRSIDSWVAVADIGGAVLAVEYSGWQGSTAPVLTRASAHGRAASMYWNVNAVTRLSFAEHGEVLLSVEPFGDLDAPPPVAATLAGLDFADHHRGKPLMGLVAVQRFTGHGVTGEDLARIEAADVGFRILPDLPTLYPRRPQPDGALGRALPTPVPLPPQPGGPLGPPPTR from the coding sequence ATGTCGGAGATTCCTGACGCGGTGGTGGCGGAGTTGGCGGGGCGCGTGGCCGCCGCGTTGCCGCTCATCGCCGCCCGTGTTCCGACGGCACCGGCGGCCGAGCTCGGTCGGCTGCGGGCGGTCGCCGAGGGCGACACCTGGCCGACCCGCGAATCGACCCTCGGACACCGGGCGGTAGCGGGGTTCCGCTCCGGCTCCGGGACCGGGCCGGACGACTCGCCGGTGCGGGACGCTCTCGGCTCGCTGCCACCGTTGCTCACCGAACGCCTGCTCGGCGCGCTGGAACTGACCGTGGCGGAGCTGGACCTGGCGGGCACCACCCCGGACCTGACCGGCCTCCTGGGCGCACCGTTCACCGGCACGTTCGGCATCGCGATCCTCAGCGGGCAGAGCGAGGCGATCACCGGCGCAGCCGTGCTGGAACAGGTCCGGCCCGGCGTGTCGGCGCTGGTCGCCGCGCTGGCCCGCCGGCTGGCCAGCCACCCGCAGACGGCCGCTCTCCTGACGGTTGGACCCGGCATCACCGCCGAGCAGGACATCGCCGCGGCGCATGGTGCGAACCAGCTCGCGCTGGCCGTGGCCACCGCCACCGCCGTCCTGCACCGGGTCGGCATCCACCCCAGGGCCACCGAACCACCGGCCGTGCTCGGCGTGGCGATCGGCACCGCCGTCCTGCTGCTCCGCCGGGCCCCGATGCCCACCGGCTACGCCGCGGCGTTGCTCGCCCGGGCCCGGGCGGAGTACCTGCTGCCCCGCCACTGCAGCGGGTCGGCGATGGTGTCGGGGCACCGGTTCGCGCTGCTGGAGGGCACTGGCGTCCCGGACGTCGACTTCGGCGGCAACGGACTGGTCGCGGTCGTCCCGGGCGGCGTGGTGATCCGCACCGGTGTCGAGAGCGGACACGTGCGGACCATGTTGAGCGTCCTGGACGGGCCGCCACCGGAGGTCGCGACCGGATGGGAGGAGATCGTCGAGGTCAGCTGGCAGGCGGCCGTCGGCGGCGCCTCGGTGCTCGTGCCCCGCGCCGGTGAGTCACGCCTGAGTCAGGCCACCCCGCCCTGGCCGGGCGACTACCGGCTGCGGGTGCACGCCCGGGGGCGGGACGAGACCGACGAACGCGACGCCGAACACTACGAGCTGGTGGTGTGGCAGGCACCCGCCGCACCCGAGGTCGTGCATGCCCGTACGGACCGGCTCGGCCACCGGCTGCGCGGCGAGCCGGAGCCGGCGCGGCCCGAACGGCCCGAAGCCGCCTACCGATGGGTGCGTCAGAGCAGCCTGGGCCAGGCCGCGACGGTCACGGTGGTGACCGGGGCAGGCGTGGCGGACGTGCTGCGCGCCTTCGGGGCGGACCCGGCCCGACGGGAGTCGATGCGGGCCATCGGCGAGGAACTGATGCGGCGGCGGTCGATCGACTCGTGGGTGGCGGTGGCGGACATCGGTGGCGCCGTGCTCGCCGTCGAGTACAGCGGCTGGCAGGGCTCGACCGCGCCCGTGCTGACGCGCGCGTCCGCCCACGGCCGGGCCGCCAGCATGTACTGGAACGTCAACGCGGTCACCCGGCTGTCGTTCGCCGAGCACGGCGAAGTGCTGCTGTCGGTGGAGCCGTTCGGCGACCTCGACGCGCCACCACCGGTCGCCGCGACCCTCGCGGGCCTCGACTTCGCCGATCACCACCGGGGCAAACCGCTGATGGGCCTGGTCGCGGTGCAGCGGTTCACCGGCCACGGCGTCACCGGCGAGGACCTGGCCCGGATCGAGGCCGCCGACGTCGGTTTCCGGATCCTGCCGGACCTACCCACCCTGTACCCGCGCCGGCCGCAGCCCGACGGCGCGCTCGGCCGGGCCCTGCCCACGCCGGTTCCGCTCCCGCCGCAACCCGGCGGCCCGCTCGGCCCGCCCCCGACGCGCTGA
- a CDS encoding DUF1905 domain-containing protein produces MDLEFSGELWFWRGPAPWHFVTVPEDGCQELAARSAGVSYGWGMIPVAARIGKTGWSTSLFPKDGRYLVPVKAAVRRAEGLAVGDTVTVRLAVDG; encoded by the coding sequence ATGGACCTGGAGTTCAGTGGTGAGCTGTGGTTCTGGAGGGGCCCCGCGCCGTGGCACTTCGTCACCGTCCCCGAGGACGGGTGCCAGGAGCTGGCCGCGCGGTCCGCGGGGGTGAGCTACGGCTGGGGCATGATCCCGGTCGCGGCCCGGATCGGGAAGACCGGCTGGAGCACGTCGCTCTTCCCCAAGGACGGGCGCTACCTCGTGCCGGTGAAGGCAGCCGTGCGTCGGGCCGAGGGGCTGGCGGTGGGAGACACGGTCACGGTCCGCCTGGCCGTCGACGGGTGA
- a CDS encoding ATP-grasp domain-containing protein: MLLIVPSDPLRPRHPDAHFAPEARAAQEAGVEVAVVDHDALARGDDVSRAVSRVTVEGVAVYRGWMLRSERYAAFADALARRGVSLRTSGEQYRRAHELPGWYPDLVELTPASAWTVGTERADFDRARRALGGGAAVLRDFTKSLKHHWHEAAFVPDLDDGDAAWRVASRFVDLRGDDLVGGLVLRRFERFTTAEVRTWWVDGGCVLVGAHPDSPHDMPPEAFDAGPVSGPVAALGLPFVTVDLARRADGVWRIVELGDGQVSDRPSTIDPAVLVGVLRRGA, encoded by the coding sequence GTGCTCCTGATCGTTCCCTCGGACCCGCTGCGACCGCGCCACCCGGACGCCCACTTCGCTCCTGAGGCACGCGCCGCCCAGGAGGCCGGCGTCGAGGTCGCCGTCGTCGACCACGACGCGTTGGCCCGTGGCGACGACGTGTCGCGGGCGGTGTCGCGGGTGACTGTCGAGGGCGTCGCGGTCTACCGCGGCTGGATGCTGCGCAGCGAGCGGTACGCCGCCTTCGCGGACGCGTTGGCCCGCCGGGGCGTCAGCCTGCGTACGAGCGGCGAGCAGTACCGGCGCGCCCACGAGCTGCCGGGCTGGTACCCGGACCTGGTCGAGCTGACGCCAGCCTCGGCGTGGACGGTCGGCACGGAGCGCGCCGACTTCGACCGGGCGAGGCGCGCGCTCGGCGGCGGGGCGGCGGTGCTGCGCGACTTCACCAAGTCGTTGAAGCACCACTGGCACGAGGCGGCGTTCGTTCCGGATCTCGACGACGGCGATGCCGCGTGGCGGGTCGCGAGCCGCTTCGTCGACCTGCGCGGCGACGACCTCGTCGGGGGTCTGGTCCTGCGGCGGTTCGAGCGGTTCACCACCGCCGAGGTCCGCACGTGGTGGGTCGACGGCGGCTGTGTCCTGGTCGGCGCCCATCCCGACAGTCCGCACGACATGCCGCCGGAGGCGTTCGACGCGGGTCCGGTGAGCGGGCCGGTGGCGGCGCTGGGGCTGCCGTTCGTGACCGTGGACCTGGCGCGGCGCGCCGACGGCGTCTGGCGCATCGTCGAACTCGGTGACGGGCAGGTCAGCGACCGACCGTCCACCATCGACCCGGCCGTCCTGGTCGGTGTCCTGCGTCGTGGGGCCTGA
- a CDS encoding endo-1,4-beta-xylanase → MDNSLARASGRPVTRRRPRVALASVVVGLSVVATTVAVASGASAGTTLGASAAEKGRYFGAAVAANKLSDATYVGILNREFTSVTPENEMKWDATEPSQGQFTFANADRIVNHARANGMQVRGHALAWHSQQPGWAQNLNGSALRQAMVNHVTQVATYYRGKIHSWDVVNEAFADGGSGARRDSNLQRTGNDWIEVAFRAARAADPNAKLCYNDYNTDGQNAKSNAVYAMVQDFKARGVPIDCVGFQSHFNSASPVPADYQANLQRFANLGVDVQITELDIEGSGQTQADNYGRVVRACLAVTRCTGITVWGIRDTDSWRASGTPLLFDGNGNKKPAYTATLDALNGGTTPPPTTAPPTTPPPTTPPPSGDCAATVSLNSWNGGFVATVRVTAGAAAINGWAVALTLPGGATVTNTWSARATGASGAVTFHNVDYNGRLAAGAVTEFGFQGTGTGPTGTPTCTAS, encoded by the coding sequence ATGGACAACTCGCTCGCCCGTGCCAGCGGGCGCCCGGTGACCCGCCGGCGGCCCCGCGTCGCGCTGGCGTCGGTCGTGGTCGGTCTCTCCGTCGTCGCAACGACGGTGGCGGTGGCGTCCGGCGCCAGCGCCGGGACGACCCTGGGGGCGTCCGCCGCCGAGAAGGGGCGCTACTTCGGCGCCGCGGTGGCGGCCAACAAGCTCTCCGACGCCACGTACGTTGGGATCCTCAACCGGGAGTTCACCTCGGTCACCCCGGAGAACGAGATGAAGTGGGACGCGACCGAGCCGTCCCAGGGCCAGTTCACGTTCGCCAACGCCGACCGGATCGTCAACCACGCCCGCGCCAATGGGATGCAGGTGCGCGGCCACGCCCTGGCCTGGCACTCCCAGCAGCCGGGGTGGGCGCAGAACCTCAACGGCAGCGCGCTGCGCCAGGCGATGGTCAACCACGTCACCCAGGTGGCGACCTACTACCGTGGCAAGATCCACTCCTGGGACGTGGTGAACGAGGCGTTCGCCGACGGCGGCAGCGGGGCCCGCCGCGACTCGAACCTGCAACGCACCGGCAACGACTGGATCGAGGTGGCGTTCCGCGCCGCGCGCGCCGCCGACCCGAACGCGAAGCTGTGCTACAACGACTACAACACCGACGGGCAGAACGCCAAGAGCAACGCGGTGTACGCCATGGTGCAGGACTTCAAGGCCCGGGGCGTGCCGATCGACTGCGTCGGCTTCCAGTCGCACTTCAACAGCGCCTCCCCGGTGCCCGCCGACTACCAGGCCAACCTGCAACGCTTCGCCAACCTCGGCGTGGACGTGCAGATCACCGAGCTGGACATCGAGGGCTCGGGCCAGACGCAGGCCGACAACTACGGCCGGGTGGTGCGCGCCTGCCTCGCCGTGACCCGCTGCACCGGCATCACCGTGTGGGGCATCCGGGACACGGACTCCTGGCGAGCCAGCGGCACCCCGCTGCTCTTCGACGGCAACGGCAACAAGAAGCCGGCGTACACCGCCACCCTCGACGCCCTCAACGGCGGCACCACCCCGCCGCCCACCACCGCACCCCCGACGACCCCGCCGCCCACCACCCCGCCGCCCTCCGGCGACTGCGCCGCGACGGTGTCACTGAACTCGTGGAACGGCGGCTTTGTCGCCACGGTGCGCGTCACCGCGGGCGCCGCGGCGATCAACGGCTGGGCGGTCGCGCTCACCCTGCCGGGCGGCGCGACGGTCACCAACACGTGGAGTGCGCGCGCCACCGGGGCCAGCGGCGCCGTGACGTTCCACAACGTGGACTACAACGGCCGGCTCGCCGCCGGAGCCGTCACCGAGTTCGGCTTCCAGGGCACCGGAACGGGCCCCACCGGCACGCCCACCTGCACCGCGAGCTGA
- the rox gene encoding rifampin monooxygenase — MFDVIIAGGGPTGMMLAIELRLRGVDVLVLEKEAEPPPFVRSLGLHVRSIEVMDQRGLLERFLENGTQYPIRGFFAGIEKPAPAGLDTAHGYVLGIPQTLTDRLLAEHAAGVGAEIRRGCAVAGLEQDNDGVTVHVEDGTATPLRARFVVGCDGGRSTVRKLLGVGFPGEPSTTDTLLGEMEVTASPDDITAVMTEVRKTEKRFGIGPSGKPGVFRAVVPAEGVAEDRSVPPTLEEFTRQLRRYAGTDFGAHSPRWLSRFGDATRQAERYRVGRVFLAGDAAHVHPPMGGQGLNLGIQDSFNLGWKLAAAVKGWAPDDLLDSYESERHPVAADVLTNTRAQMQLTTNEPGPQAVRRLLAQLMDLDDVNRFLIEKITAISIRYDFGAGHALLGRRLRDVQLTHGRLFELMRAGGGLLLDQTGRLSVDGWADRVDRVADSSEELDVPAVLLRPDGHVAWVGEDQQTLEVALARWFGAPDRAGRISRAAAAGAPTAG, encoded by the coding sequence TTGTTCGACGTGATCATTGCCGGCGGCGGGCCGACCGGCATGATGCTGGCAATCGAATTGCGGCTGCGGGGCGTCGACGTGCTCGTACTGGAGAAGGAGGCCGAGCCTCCGCCGTTCGTGCGGTCGCTCGGGCTGCACGTACGCAGTATCGAGGTGATGGATCAGCGGGGGCTGTTGGAGCGGTTCCTCGAGAACGGCACGCAGTACCCGATCCGGGGATTCTTCGCGGGTATCGAAAAGCCCGCTCCCGCCGGGCTCGACACCGCCCACGGATACGTGCTCGGCATTCCGCAGACGCTCACCGACCGGCTGCTCGCCGAGCACGCGGCCGGCGTCGGAGCCGAAATCCGGCGCGGCTGTGCGGTGGCCGGGCTGGAGCAGGACAACGACGGCGTGACCGTCCACGTCGAAGATGGAACTGCCACGCCGCTGCGGGCGCGGTTCGTCGTCGGCTGCGACGGTGGGCGCAGCACGGTCCGGAAACTGCTCGGGGTCGGATTCCCCGGCGAGCCGTCGACAACCGACACGCTGCTGGGCGAGATGGAGGTGACGGCGTCCCCGGACGACATCACCGCAGTGATGACCGAGGTGCGCAAGACCGAGAAACGCTTCGGGATCGGGCCGTCGGGCAAGCCGGGGGTGTTCCGGGCGGTCGTGCCGGCCGAGGGCGTGGCCGAGGACCGTTCGGTGCCGCCGACGCTCGAGGAGTTCACGCGACAGCTGCGCAGGTACGCCGGCACCGACTTCGGCGCTCACTCGCCCCGCTGGCTGTCGCGCTTCGGCGACGCGACCCGCCAGGCCGAGCGCTACCGCGTCGGACGGGTGTTTCTGGCCGGGGACGCCGCGCACGTCCACCCGCCCATGGGTGGGCAGGGGCTCAACCTCGGGATACAGGACTCGTTCAACCTGGGTTGGAAGCTGGCGGCGGCCGTCAAGGGCTGGGCGCCGGACGACCTGCTGGACAGCTACGAGTCCGAGCGGCACCCGGTGGCCGCCGACGTGCTGACCAACACCCGTGCACAGATGCAGCTGACGACCAACGAGCCCGGGCCGCAGGCCGTCCGGCGGTTGTTGGCGCAACTGATGGACCTCGACGACGTCAACCGGTTCCTGATCGAGAAGATCACGGCGATCAGCATCCGGTACGACTTCGGTGCGGGCCATGCCCTGCTCGGGCGACGGCTGCGCGACGTCCAGCTGACGCACGGGCGCCTGTTCGAGCTGATGCGCGCCGGCGGCGGGCTGCTGCTCGACCAGACGGGGCGGCTCTCGGTGGACGGCTGGGCCGACCGGGTCGACCGCGTCGCCGACAGCAGCGAGGAGTTGGACGTGCCGGCGGTACTGCTCCGGCCGGACGGGCACGTCGCGTGGGTCGGTGAGGACCAGCAGACGCTCGAGGTCGCGCTGGCCAGGTGGTTCGGCGCGCCCGACCGCGCCGGCCGGATCAGCCGAGCCGCGGCCGCAGGAGCTCCTACGGCCGGGTGA
- a CDS encoding MFS transporter: protein MTPATSRRAPLLGLLIGHTVSLTGNMLTLIALPLHVLAETDSLAATGLAGAFATAPVVLGGAFGGVLVDRIGYRRASVLADLVSGVTIAAVPLLHATVGLPFPALLALVFVSGLLDTPGQTARTALLPEAATAAGVPIERAIGWFEATERGARLLGAPLAGLLVGTLGALTALAVDAVTFAVSAAAVAVLVPASLRPADSPTAASGGYWRDFMAGLHFLIREPLLRAMVLLVLVTNLFDATKSNVLLPVVAARDLGGATAFGLLVGAMGGGALVGSLLFSAVGHRLPRRATFVTAFAVAGAPPFWALAAAPPLPVVAAVFAVAGLAAGAINPLIGAVKLERVPAHMRARVYGVIGASAWAAMPLGALGAGLAADRFGTTATLLAVGTCYLLVVLTPLLGGPWRTMRRPPVPEQRQSEGTATTAEARPR, encoded by the coding sequence ATGACACCGGCCACGTCACGCCGGGCCCCGCTGCTCGGGCTGCTGATCGGCCACACGGTTTCGCTGACCGGCAACATGCTGACCCTGATCGCGCTGCCGCTCCACGTGCTGGCCGAGACGGACTCCCTCGCCGCCACCGGGCTCGCCGGCGCGTTCGCCACCGCCCCGGTCGTGCTCGGTGGCGCCTTCGGCGGCGTGCTCGTCGACCGGATCGGCTACCGCCGGGCCAGCGTGCTGGCCGACCTGGTCTCCGGCGTGACGATCGCCGCCGTACCGCTGCTGCACGCCACCGTCGGGCTGCCCTTCCCGGCGCTCCTCGCCCTGGTGTTCGTCAGCGGCCTGCTCGACACCCCCGGTCAGACGGCCCGAACCGCGCTGCTGCCCGAGGCGGCGACCGCCGCCGGGGTGCCGATCGAACGGGCGATCGGCTGGTTCGAGGCCACCGAACGCGGTGCCCGCCTGCTCGGCGCGCCGCTGGCCGGCCTGCTGGTCGGCACGCTCGGCGCGTTGACCGCCCTGGCAGTGGACGCGGTCACGTTCGCCGTCTCGGCGGCAGCGGTCGCGGTGCTGGTGCCGGCGAGCCTGCGGCCGGCCGACAGCCCGACGGCAGCCTCCGGCGGCTACTGGCGGGACTTCATGGCCGGGCTGCACTTCCTGATCCGCGAACCACTGCTGCGCGCCATGGTGCTGCTGGTGCTGGTCACCAACCTCTTCGACGCCACCAAGAGCAACGTGCTGCTGCCGGTCGTCGCCGCGCGGGACCTCGGCGGGGCCACCGCGTTCGGCCTGCTGGTCGGCGCGATGGGCGGAGGCGCGCTGGTCGGCTCGCTGCTCTTCAGCGCCGTCGGGCACCGGCTGCCCCGCCGGGCCACCTTCGTCACCGCCTTCGCCGTCGCCGGCGCCCCGCCCTTCTGGGCCCTCGCCGCCGCCCCGCCGCTGCCCGTGGTGGCCGCGGTCTTCGCGGTCGCCGGCCTCGCCGCCGGCGCGATCAACCCGCTGATCGGCGCGGTGAAACTCGAACGGGTGCCCGCACACATGCGGGCGCGCGTGTACGGCGTGATCGGCGCAAGCGCCTGGGCCGCCATGCCGCTCGGCGCCCTCGGGGCCGGCCTGGCCGCCGACCGGTTCGGCACCACCGCCACCCTGCTCGCCGTCGGTACCTGCTACCTGCTGGTCGTGCTCACTCCGCTGCTCGGCGGCCCCTGGCGGACGATGCGACGACCCCCGGTACCCGAGCAGCGGCAGTCGGAGGGAACGGCCACCACCGCCGAGGCCCGGCCCCGCTGA
- a CDS encoding transcriptional regulator, with translation MTDGSTLHLTDPRAMRALAHPTRLRLLGELRVRGPQTVGALSEVTGEAVGSVSYHLSKLAEHGFVREVPELARNRRERWWRAAHTRTSWEPVEALADPERKAASDLLRRAILDRYVDRIRTYLDAEATLDPEWVRGTTSSDSTLHLTSDELVELRADLAALAERWRARSDAGRADARTIALIYHAFRDPR, from the coding sequence ATGACGGATGGTTCCACCCTGCACCTCACCGATCCCCGCGCCATGCGGGCGCTCGCGCATCCGACGCGGCTGCGCCTGCTCGGCGAGCTGCGGGTCCGCGGCCCGCAGACGGTCGGGGCGCTGAGCGAGGTCACCGGCGAGGCGGTCGGCTCGGTCAGCTACCACCTGAGCAAGCTGGCGGAGCACGGCTTCGTCCGCGAGGTCCCCGAGCTGGCCCGCAACCGGCGCGAACGTTGGTGGCGGGCGGCGCACACCCGCACCTCGTGGGAGCCGGTCGAGGCGCTGGCCGACCCGGAACGCAAGGCCGCCTCCGATCTGCTGCGCCGCGCCATCCTCGACCGGTACGTCGACCGCATCCGGACCTATCTCGACGCTGAGGCCACCCTCGATCCGGAGTGGGTACGCGGCACCACCAGCAGTGACTCCACGCTGCACCTGACCAGCGACGAGCTGGTGGAGCTGCGCGCGGACCTGGCGGCCCTGGCCGAACGCTGGCGCGCCCGCAGCGACGCCGGCCGAGCCGACGCCCGCACGATCGCCCTCATCTACCACGCCTTCCGCGACCCGCGATGA